The following coding sequences lie in one Oculatellaceae cyanobacterium genomic window:
- a CDS encoding S-layer homology domain-containing protein, whose product MNRSYFALVGSVALATASVATNTNDPAIAGISPQIKNPANVPVEPDSSKLKQNNGVEALPLVINAVIKDAVQRTGMPNSQLSVVEVKQQTWSDGCLGLAEAGGFCTQAMVPGWSVTVTNGESRWLYRTNLSGTVVKWDAAASSIKTARVNPPVNTPPARNTQPAPLRPIQLPDQVTRQTTPPNPQVRPTPAPTPIVTRRTETPTPPATSRVTQPVVTNPRTQPSTQPQTVSSPGNFSLAIRQPSGRSPGVIARVSLKSKKGQTYAQEQLVGDFRYKINKRANFGGGVKAGDRIAVRLYNLQNKLIGYSEFEVLPEKAAVNLVVSNFPEQFPIVRTVYGVDRNNDNSIDSSTNVNDYFSQIIDSTAGQESVIFLPSPSKINLNTFQIAGLPNASANSVYSNSLRSGTNAIANRIVNVSRSGIAAALKAAPGQITPVINVNANNTSSYEVSQLLGKPLQLQVAQNPPEPPEVQTIVNVPQPSQVQQPTPIAAQQVQIPNQPNQISFTDVPTNYWAKDFITELAQQEIIKGYQGRFRPNDPVTRGELAAMLSLALPKANIRPAVDFKDVSPDQWVHSYILEVYQRGFFELEPGNVVNPNKDVTRLDVLVALARGLNYAPSGSAQNILQAYSDTSAIPSSLRNFVAAATQKGLVVNYPNIKLLKPNQIATRAEVAALIYQGMVSTGKALGISSPYIVGESNKVGQAGNSR is encoded by the coding sequence ATGAACCGCAGTTACTTTGCTTTAGTGGGTAGCGTTGCTTTAGCTACTGCCAGTGTTGCTACCAACACTAATGATCCTGCGATCGCTGGTATTTCGCCTCAGATCAAAAATCCTGCAAATGTGCCAGTTGAGCCTGATAGCAGCAAACTGAAACAAAATAATGGTGTAGAGGCACTGCCTTTAGTAATCAATGCAGTGATCAAAGATGCTGTCCAACGGACAGGAATGCCAAATTCTCAACTCAGTGTAGTTGAAGTAAAACAACAAACTTGGTCAGATGGCTGTTTAGGTTTGGCGGAGGCTGGAGGTTTCTGCACTCAAGCGATGGTTCCAGGTTGGTCTGTCACGGTAACTAATGGCGAAAGTCGCTGGCTGTATCGCACTAACTTATCTGGTACTGTGGTCAAGTGGGATGCCGCAGCAAGCTCTATTAAAACTGCGCGTGTCAATCCTCCAGTCAATACTCCACCAGCTAGGAACACACAACCTGCGCCACTTCGTCCGATCCAACTACCCGATCAAGTTACTCGTCAAACTACTCCGCCAAATCCGCAAGTAAGACCCACACCAGCACCGACACCGATAGTTACTCGTCGGACTGAAACACCTACTCCACCAGCTACAAGTCGGGTTACTCAACCAGTAGTCACCAATCCTCGCACCCAACCTAGCACTCAACCTCAAACCGTATCTTCTCCAGGAAATTTCAGTTTGGCAATCAGACAACCATCAGGCAGATCTCCTGGTGTAATTGCGAGGGTTTCTTTGAAATCTAAAAAAGGTCAAACTTATGCTCAAGAGCAGTTGGTTGGAGATTTCAGATACAAGATCAACAAACGAGCAAATTTTGGGGGAGGAGTAAAAGCAGGCGATCGCATTGCGGTACGCTTATACAATCTCCAAAATAAGCTAATTGGTTACAGCGAGTTTGAAGTCTTGCCTGAAAAAGCAGCAGTTAACTTAGTTGTTTCTAATTTCCCTGAGCAATTTCCCATAGTTCGTACTGTCTATGGCGTTGATAGAAATAATGACAACAGCATCGACAGTAGCACAAATGTTAATGATTACTTCAGCCAAATCATTGATTCAACGGCTGGACAGGAAAGTGTGATCTTTCTACCTAGCCCAAGTAAAATTAACCTCAACACTTTTCAGATTGCTGGCTTACCAAATGCTTCAGCTAATAGCGTTTATAGCAACTCCTTAAGGAGTGGTACAAATGCGATCGCTAATCGCATTGTAAACGTCTCCCGTTCAGGTATAGCAGCCGCTTTAAAAGCTGCGCCTGGTCAAATCACTCCCGTAATTAATGTCAACGCAAACAATACTTCTAGCTACGAAGTTAGCCAGCTATTAGGGAAACCCTTACAACTACAGGTAGCTCAAAATCCACCAGAACCACCAGAGGTGCAGACAATTGTAAATGTACCACAACCCTCACAGGTACAACAGCCAACTCCAATTGCAGCACAACAAGTACAGATACCAAATCAACCCAATCAGATCAGTTTTACCGATGTCCCGACAAACTATTGGGCAAAAGATTTTATTACTGAATTGGCGCAGCAAGAGATTATTAAAGGTTATCAAGGTCGCTTTCGACCAAACGATCCCGTCACACGGGGTGAGTTAGCTGCTATGTTGAGCCTCGCTTTGCCAAAAGCGAATATTCGCCCCGCAGTTGATTTTAAAGATGTCTCCCCAGATCAATGGGTACATTCCTATATTCTGGAAGTTTATCAAAGAGGCTTTTTTGAACTTGAGCCTGGTAACGTGGTCAACCCTAACAAAGATGTTACTCGCTTAGATGTGCTAGTGGCATTAGCTAGGGGACTCAATTATGCTCCTAGTGGCTCGGCTCAAAATATTTTGCAAGCTTATAGCGATACCTCTGCTATTCCTAGTAGCCTGCGTAATTTTGTTGCGGCTGCTACTCAAAAAGGTTTAGTCGTCAACTACCCGAATATTAAATTACTCAAACCTAATCAGATAGCCACGAGAGCGGAGGTAGCTGCTTTGATTTACCAGGGAATGGTAAGTACTGGCAAAGCTTTGGGGATCTCTTCTCCTTATATAGTGGGAGAATCAAATAAAGTCGGTCAAGCTGGTAACTCTCGTTAA
- a CDS encoding class II aldolase/adducin family protein: MMVFPLPFLSRFPKNMHRYQLDSPKPPIFEQIEADRLHRKQRLTAALRLFARFGLDDGIASTITARDPQLKDHFWVNPCGMSLRNIRVSDLILVNTEGKAIEGDKSPHPAIAIHSQIHIARPAVVAVVYAHSVYGKSWSSLGRMLDPITHESCAFYQDHSVFDDSTAVELESEQAKRIAKTLGEGKAVILRNQAMLTVGHSVDEAAWWFIAMERACQAQLLAEAAGNPVILAHDTARLTYHQVGTHLVGWSNFQSLYKMIVRLQPELLD; encoded by the coding sequence ATGATGGTTTTTCCTTTGCCTTTTTTGTCTAGATTTCCTAAAAATATGCACAGATATCAATTAGATAGCCCTAAACCACCTATTTTTGAGCAGATTGAAGCCGATCGCTTGCATCGCAAGCAGCGTCTAACGGCGGCACTACGTCTGTTTGCACGTTTTGGTTTAGATGATGGTATTGCTAGTACCATTACCGCCCGCGATCCCCAACTTAAAGATCATTTTTGGGTCAACCCGTGTGGAATGTCCCTGAGAAACATTCGAGTTTCTGATTTGATTCTTGTTAATACCGAAGGTAAAGCGATTGAAGGCGATAAATCTCCCCATCCAGCAATTGCTATCCACTCTCAAATCCATATTGCTAGACCTGCTGTTGTAGCCGTAGTTTATGCCCATTCAGTCTATGGGAAAAGCTGGTCAAGTCTGGGGCGAATGCTTGACCCGATTACTCATGAATCTTGTGCTTTTTATCAAGATCACAGTGTTTTTGATGACTCTACTGCTGTAGAGCTTGAATCAGAACAGGCTAAGCGTATTGCCAAAACTCTTGGAGAAGGAAAGGCAGTAATTTTACGCAACCAAGCTATGCTTACCGTTGGTCACTCGGTTGATGAGGCTGCATGGTGGTTTATCGCGATGGAGCGTGCTTGTCAGGCTCAGTTACTAGCGGAGGCTGCTGGAAATCCAGTTATACTGGCTCACGATACTGCTCGGTTAACTTACCATCAGGTGGGTACGCACTTGGTTGGCTGGTCTAACTTTCAATCACTATATAAAATGATTGTCCGACTGCAACCAGAGTTGCTGGATTAA